One genomic segment of Ictidomys tridecemlineatus isolate mIctTri1 chromosome Y, mIctTri1.hap1, whole genome shotgun sequence includes these proteins:
- the LOC101964418 gene encoding ADP/ATP translocase 3, whose product MTEQAISFAKDFLAGGIAAAISKTAVAPIERVKLLLQVQHASKQIAADKQYKGIMDCIVRIPKEQGVLSFWRGNLANVIRYFPTQALNFAFKDKYKQVFLGGVDKHTQFWRYFAGNLASGGAAGATSLCFVYPLDFARTRLAADVGKSGAEREFKGLGDCLVKITKSDGLRGLYQGFNVSVQGIIIYRAAYFGVYDTAKGMLPDPKNTHIVISWMIAQTVTAVAGVVSYPFDTVRRRMMMQSGRKTADIMYTGTVDCWRKIFRDEGGKAFFKGAWSNVLRGMGGAFVLVLYDELKKVI is encoded by the exons ATGACGGAACAGGCCATCTCCTTCGCCAAGGACTTCCTGGCCGGGGGCATCGCCGCCGCCATCTCCAAGACGGCCGTGGCCCCCATCGAGCGGGTCAAGCTGCTGCTGCAG GTGCAACATGCTAGCAAGCAGATCGCGGCCGACAAGCAGTACAAGGGCATCATGGACTGCATCGTGCGCATCCCCAAGGAGCAGGGCGTGCTGTCCTTCTGGAGGGGCAACCTGGCCAACGTGATCCGCTACTTCCCCACACAAGCCCTCAACTTCGCCTTCAAGGACAAGTACAAGCAGGTCTTCCTGGGCGGCGTGGACAAGCACACGCAGTTCTGGAGGTACTTCGCCGGCAACCTGGCCTCCGGGGGCGCGGCCGGGGCCACCTCCCTGTGCTTCGTCTACCCGCTGGACTTCGCCAGGACGCGCCTGGCGGCCGACGTGGGCAAGTCGGGCGCGGAGCGCGAGTTCAAGGGCCTGGGCGACTGCCTGGTGAAGATCACCAAGTCGGACGGCCTGCGCGGCCTGTACCAGGGCTTCAACGTGTCCGTGCAGGGCATCATCATCTACCGCGCGGCCTACTTCGGGGTCTACGACACGGCCAAGG GCATGCTGCCGGACCCCAAGAACACGCACATCGTGATCAGCTGGATGATCGCGCAGACCGTCACCGCGGTGGCCGGCGTGGTCTCCTACCCCTTCGACACGGTGCGGCGGCGCATGATGATGCAGTCGGGGCGTAAAACAG CGGACATCATGTACACGGGCACGGTGGACTGCTGGAGGAAGATCTTCAGGGACGAGGGCGGCAAGGCCTTCTTCAAGGGCGCCTGGTCCAACGTGCTGCGCGGCATGGGCGGCGCCTTCGTGCTGGTGCTCTACGACGAGCTCAAGAAGGTCATCTAG